The nucleotide window CCCTCACCCCCCCCAACATGAAATGTCTCTTTTTTGGTCTCCTGGCGTTTGTATGCGCCACGGTTAGCGCCATCGTTGCTCCCGCCCAGATCCTGCGCCAGCCCATCCCCGATAAGGTGGTCGTGCTCACCTTCGATGATGCCGTCGTTAGCCATGCCACGTATGTCGGGCCGCTGCTGAAGGAATACGGGTTTGGCGCCACGTTCTACATCTCTGAATTTCCGAAGCCGCCGTTTTCGGACAAGACCCTGTACATGACCTGGGAGCAGATTCGGATGCTCAACCAGATGGGCTTCGAGATCGGCAACCATACAGGCACCCACCGGCTCGTTCCCGACATGACGCCGGCTGAGTTTGCCGGTGAGCTGGCATATATTGAGGAGAAAGGCGAAGGCCTTGGCATCCCGAAGCCGCTCACCTTCGCGTATCCGGCCTACGAGACGGACGCCTACGCACTGTCGACCCTCGCCGAAAAGGGCTATCTGTTCGCCCGGATCGGGGAGGATCGGCCCTACGACCCGGCAAAGGATCACCCCTTTCTGGTGCCCAGCTACACCATGCTCGAGGACAACGAGTCGCTGATCATGCAGGCGCTACAGGAAGCGAAGGAGGGCCGGGTGGTTGTACTCACCATCCACGGGGTGCCGGACACCGCGCACGACTGGGTGACCACACCGCCGGCGCTGTTTCAGAATTACCTCCGGTATCTCAAGAAAAACGGGTATACAGTCCTCGCCATGCGGGACCTTGCGCAGTATATAGACGCCCGCCAGGCCTGGATGATGATCACCCCCCGGTTTGGGGAGTGATAGTGGGGAACCGAACGGCCGTGGCGTCTGTGCTGAATGAAGCTCCGATGTCGGATCCGGGGCCTCTTCTGCGCCATACGTAGTGAGAGAAGTGTTGGCGTTTCCGGCTCCGCTTGTTTTTCATGGCGATGCTCCCGTCATTTCCCTTCATG belongs to Rhodothermales bacterium and includes:
- a CDS encoding polysaccharide deacetylase family protein, which codes for LTPPNMKCLFFGLLAFVCATVSAIVAPAQILRQPIPDKVVVLTFDDAVVSHATYVGPLLKEYGFGATFYISEFPKPPFSDKTLYMTWEQIRMLNQMGFEIGNHTGTHRLVPDMTPAEFAGELAYIEEKGEGLGIPKPLTFAYPAYETDAYALSTLAEKGYLFARIGEDRPYDPAKDHPFLVPSYTMLEDNESLIMQALQEAKEGRVVVLTIHGVPDTAHDWVTTPPALFQNYLRYLKKNGYTVLAMRDLAQYIDARQAWMMITPRFGE